The Helianthus annuus chloroplast, complete genome genome contains the following window.
GGTAGTAATTCTAGGCACGATTGCATGTAACGTAGGCTTAGCGGTTCTAGAACCATCAATGATTGGTGAACCGGCAGATCCGTTTGCAACTCCTTTGGAAATATTACCCGAATGGTATTTCTTTCCCGTATTTCAAATACTTCGTACAGTACCCAATAAATTATTGGGTGTTCTGTTAATGGTATCAGTACCCGCGGGATTATTAACAGTACCCTTTTTAGAGAATGTTAATAAATTCCAAAATCCATTTCGTCGTCCAGTAGCGACAACCGTATTTTTGATTGGTACCGCAGTGGCCCTTTGGTTGGGTATTGGTGCAACATTACCTATTGATAAATCCCTAACTTTAGGTCTTTTTTAAATTGATTCAATTGTGAAATAAAATATCACGACGTATGTATCTAGGGAACAGTCGCTTCAAAGTGAATTCTCCCTAGATACATCTATTCAATTAAATTATGAATCTATGCTGATTCCGAATATATGAATTGTCCTAAAGATTCAAAACCGATTTTCGGCCCTTTTCTAAAAAAAAAAGAGAAAAAATCCATTGGATTTAAAACTTATTTTTCGGTAAATCAATTACGAAATTTTTTTCTAGAATCCCTAAAATTTGTTTGACGTCTTCTATGCGAAAATGTTCCATTTTCATAAGATCTTCTTGACTGTTATTCAAAAGGTCCAATAATGTATATATGTTGGACCTTTTGAGGCAATTATAGATTCTGGGAGGCAATTCTGATTGGTCAATAAAAATCGATTTCAACGCCATTTTTTTTTTATTTTTTGTTAGTTTAGCCAATTTATCATAAAAGGTAAAAGGGGGTAAAGGAACTATGTGTTGATTGTCCTCTAAACTTAAATTTTCTTCTTTGGTATGTAAAAAGGGAATCAATAAATCAATCAAATTCCGGGAGGCTTCGTGAAGTGCTTCTTTAGGAGTTAAACTTCCATTTGTCCATATTTCGAGAAATAGTATCTCTTTGTTACCATTTTCATAAGAATGAATACTATGATTCGCATTTCGAACAGGCATGAATACAGGATCTATAGGATAACTTCCATCTTGAAAGGTATTTGGCGCTTTTATAAGATATCCACGATTCTTCTCTATTTGTAATCCAATAACCAACTCAATGGGTTCCGTCAAGCTAGCTATATGCTGTGTATTATCGACGATTTCTACATAAGGCGGTAAGATGATATCTTGAGCAGTTACATATCCAGGGCCCCTGACACAAATAGACGCCTCACAAGTTCCATAGAGATTACTTCTCAATACGATTTCTTTCAAATTCATTAAAATTTCATGTACTGATTCTTGAATACCCATTATGGTAGCATATTCGTGTGAGATTTTCTCAGATTTTGCGCGTGTGATACATGTTCCTTCGATTTCTCCAAGCAAAGCTCTTCGCATCGCAATGCCTATTGTGTCTGCTTGACCTTTCATAAGCGGAGACAGAATAAAGCGCCCATACAAAAGACGCTTACTGTCTGCTGCTGATTCAACACACTTCCACTGTA
Protein-coding sequences here:
- the rpoA gene encoding RNA polymerase alpha subunit, with product MVREKITVSTRTLQWKCVESAADSKRLLYGRFILSPLMKGQADTIGIAMRRALLGEIEGTCITRAKSEKISHEYATIMGIQESVHEILMNLKEIVLRSNLYGTCEASICVRGPGYVTAQDIILPPYVEIVDNTQHIASLTEPIELVIGLQIEKNRGYLIKAPNTFQDGSYPIDPVFMPVRNANHSIHSYENGNKEILFLEIWTNGSLTPKEALHEASRNLIDLLIPFLHTKEENLSLEDNQHIVPLPPFTFYDKLAKLTKNKKKMALKSIFIDQSELPPRIYNCLKRSNIYTLLDLLNNSQEDLMKMEHFRIEDVKQILGILEKNFVIDLPKNKF
- the petD gene encoding cytochrome b6/f complex subunit IV, with product MGVTKKPDLNDPVLRAKLAKGMGHNYYGEPAWPNDLLYIFPVVILGTIACNVGLAVLEPSMIGEPADPFATPLEILPEWYFFPVFQILRTVPNKLLGVLLMVSVPAGLLTVPFLENVNKFQNPFRRPVATTVFLIGTAVALWLGIGATLPIDKSLTLGLF